GTGCGAAATCAAATCGGTAGTGAAAGTGCTCAATGTTGTAAGCGTTTGATGCTCCATACCACCACCGATGGGCGCCATTACATGCCCATACTTTTCGGTGCTAAACGGATAAGGAGTGTAAAGTTGGGAGAAGACTTCAATCATATTAGGTGTGTCATCAAGAACCGCTTGGTATGTGCTTAGACACCCCGATGTATTGTAAATGAAATTCTGAATTGGTACTGTTTTACCAGAAACCAAGACACTATTGTCATACTCCTGATAGTTACTTATTGTCATGGCCAGCAGGTAGTAATCGATTGGATAATGAGTAATCCACTCATATCGAACCGTGCCATTCCCCATGTCGGTTATCTTGGTAAGCAGTCCATTGGAAGCCGCCTTAAGAGTCGAAGGCACGGTTAAGAAAACGTAGGCCGAATCAGCCTTGTCGGTTAAAACCTGCTTCACCGGAAACCACTCGTAGGCATGAAACGATTCGGAGAGAGTCCATAGTATGGTTTGGTTCCAGTTGTAATCCTTGGTGCTCTGAATACCGGCCATTCCCACTGGTGTTCCCGAATAGTTGACATGTACCATCGCCATTTCATTCAAGCCAATAGGTGTAGCTGGAGTAATCTGCAATTCATTGGATTGATGGGTGAAAGTTGCATCAACGCCATTCACCTGCACCAATGATACGGTAAGCTGATTGAGCAATTGAAAAACAATTGTTGAAAGGTTGCTTACGTTACTTTCAACTTTAATTTCTGTAAACCCGGCAATGGTGGTGCTTGTATTGGTAGCACTAAGGTCGATGTGGTAAAACTTTACATCATAGTTGGCCATATCGGCAAGCTGGCGCGTCGTTGGACGAAGCCCGGGAGTTACAAAAGTTGGTATCTTTTCTTGAGCAAACAAATGGCTCGAAAAAAGAGACAAAAAAAGCAATGCGGTTACCAATAATCTTGACCTTTTCATTTTGCATGGTGTTGAAAAAACTTACGACAAGTTATGAAATATTTTTCCACCACAGAACACCATGGTTTGTGGAATAAAAAAGGCAGATAACTGATTAGGGTATTAGGTTTTTAGGAATAAGGAGCTACTAGTAAACCTCCACCTCAAAAAGCTTTGGCCAATACTTACCTGTGATATACATGCGATGTGTTGTTGAGTCGTAAGCAATGCCATTAAGCACATCGGTATTCTCCTTCCTGTCGGATGGTTTCAGTAGATTGCTGAAGAACACATCGGCTACCACCTGCCCAGTTTTAGGATCGATTTTAACGATGCGGTCGGTCATATACACGTTAGCCCAAATATAGCCGTCGATATACTCCAACTCGTTGAGATTATGAACAGGTCCCTCGTTATCGTAAACCTGAATTCTGCTTTTTTCAGTGAAGTATTCAGGATCCATGTAATAAAGAATGTTTGACCCATCACTCATCACCAGCTGGTTACCAATGGTGGTAATGCCCCAACCCTCGGTAGGGTAACTAAATCGATTAATCAGCTTAAAGGTGTTCAAATCGTAAACAAAGCACACATTGGAACGCCATGTTAGCTCATAAATCTTATCACCAAGGATGGTTATCCCTTCGCCAAACATATCGGCTGGAATAAAAACCTGCCGCAGCACCTTGCCCGTGGTAATTTGAACCTGTCGAAGATTACTCTCACCCAGCTGTCCAGTTCCCTCCAAAAAATCGCCTTTGTAAACGAGCAATCCTTGAGTGTAGGCGCCAATATCGTGAGGGTAAATATGCTTTATGCGAAAATTCAGTCGAATAGGTTTTTCCTTTGGCAGCACCTTTAGGGTAACCGATTGTGAATTGACCTCCTTGCCAGAATAGGCCACAACGCGAAGTTGCCTAATTCCCATTTTTGCATTCTGGGTATTCCACGTAGCATCGTTCTTCGAAAATTTTGCCAATAATAAAGCGCCGTCAAATAATCTTGCCGAGTCGATCGGATATTTCTCCGACTTAGGAGCAATAGTAAACGGAACGACTTCTCCTGCCCTTACCACCGACCCATCGGAGGGGTTAGAAACAGAAAACAGTTTCACCTCACTTGCCGCCTCTGAAGAGGTGGGGCTTGTGGTTTTTTCGCTAGTGTTGCCACAACCCATGAATGCCATTAACAACATGGTTGTGAATGCCTGAATCAACATTCTATTCATTGTTCTATCTTCTAAATATGTTCCAAAAACTTTTACTTCTTCTTTTAAGAGCACGCCTTTCCTGCTGAGGATCAATCGCAGTTTCTTCGGGGCAAAGCATCTCCCATACCCTTCTCCAGCCGGGAAATCCCCCAAGATTCTTATCGTCAATGTATATATCGGCATCGATCTTTCTCGATACAGTTACATCGAGAACCTCCTCGGCATAGTTATTATTCACTGCATAAAATTCTACTCCATGCTGCCGACAAAATTCTACCGCCTCTTCCAGCTGCTTCCCAGTTCTGTATGTCCAAAGAATCAACAGAAATCCCCTACGCTGCAGCAACTTCATTGTTTCAAATGCAAAAAGCATCTCCTGGCCAATGGCCGGATAAGCATTCTCAACAATTGTTCCGTCAAAATCGACTGCAACTTTTACCATATTGTCTCTAAAATGAATTGCCCAAATTTAAGCGATTAAAGCTATAGGTTATCGAAAAGATGTTAGAATACTGACCAACGCCCACACTTCCAATGTTGGTAAGGGCATAGTCGAGCGTCCAGCCGTGCCATCTCACACCCATTCCTAGGTTTGGCTGAAAGGTATAGCTCTTTTTTCCGCCAAAATCCTGCTCCTCCTGAATATTGTTAATGCCCATGCGAAGAAAGACTAGCTGGTTGTAACCAACCTCTAGCCCAACCTTGGGATCAATGCTAATTGGATTCGAGGAGATGAGCGTGTGGCGTCTCCCATCGAATGTAACGTCGAGATTAACTTCGGCCAACGCCGTAACTTTGCCGGCCACCTTAACCAATCGCGAAACACCCGTCACCAGCCTTGGCAGGGTGAGCTCCACATTTTGTGAGGGAGCCACATTAAAGACTGAATCCCCAACAGCAATTTCAAGATTGGAGGAGTTGAAAGTCCAGTAGGTAAAGGTGGTGGTAACATCCTTCAAGTTGGCTCCGACCACCCATCCGTTGAACGATTTTTTTGCGGCAAGGTCAACGCCAAAACCATAGCCGGCAGCAAACTGGCCCACATGCCGGTAAATTATTTTTGCACTTCCGCCCACGTCCAAGCCCAACGAAGCAAGCCGCTTTCCATAGCTCAGCATAAATGCATTATCGGAGGTTGAGAAGAGGGAAATGCGGTTGTAGTCGAGGTTTCCATCCTTATCGATAAGGTTGGTAGTATTTAAAATATCGTCAACACCAAGGCGAATGAAGCTCAATCCAAAACCAGAAACAGAGTCGACCCTATATGTAAACCCTGCATAGTCGAAGCTGGCAATTCCAGCAAAGTATTCGGCATGCATGGCACCCACAGTATACTTTTGAGGTGAAGTAGCCAAAACCGCAGGATTCCAGTAAACACCAAATGCGCCACCATCGGAAGTTAACACGGCTGTCCCCATGCCCAGTGCGCGCGCCCCTACACCAATCTGTAGAAAATCGTTACTATACTTAGGAGCCGTTTGTGCAAAAGCGTTTGAAAACCCTAACAAAACAAGCAAAATGGCAATAGCGGTTTTAAGCCTCATGAGGTGTAAATTCGGGGAATAAACTTATACAAATGGACGGTTTTATCCAAACTACAATAAATAACTTAACTTTACCACACTTATTGCATAACATTCCTTTATATCATGAGCATTACACGTCACATTCCTAATGCGATAACCTCGCTGAACCTTTTCTCTGGGTGTATTGCCATTACCATGGCATTCAACGGCAACTTTGATATGGCTGCCGCCTTTATTCTACTAGCTGCTGTTTTCGATTTTTTCGATGGCATGACTGCTCGACTTTTAAAGGCATACTCCGACATTGGAAAAGAGCTCGACTCGCTCGCCGATATGGTAAGCTTTGGTGTAGCTCCATCGGTAATATTTTTTAAACTGATGCAGCTGGGATTTTCCGGAACCCAAGGCATCATTGCCGACTACACTCCTTACCTCGCATTTGTTATTGCTGTTTTTTCGGCACTTCGACTGGCCAAATTCAATATTGATACTCGCCAAACAACCTCATTCATTGGATTGCCTACACCAGCTAATGCACTTTTTCTTCTCTCCTTTGGATTGCTTTATACAAGCAACATGGGCCTGAAATCGATAGTGTTGAATCCATACATTTTGTTGGTAGTGGCGATTGTATTCTCGCTACTGCTTGTTGCCGAAATTCCCATGTTTGCTCTGAAAATAAAGAGCATGAAATGGAAAGGAAACGAGGTTCGCTACATTTTCTTGGGACTATCAGCCGTGATTATAGTGCTACTTCACGAAATGGCACTGCTGGGCATAATACCTCTCTACATCCTTATGTCGCTCATTACCCAGAGAAAGTAAATTGCTTAACAAGGAAATTTCTTCTCGCTGCTACTAGTTCTTATTACTGCTTCCTGACGAAGTATGGATTCCTTGTGCACCATCTCAAGCAGGCCTTTCACAAAGCTGGGACTCAAAGCAAGTGGTTCAGCTTGTTCCAACCAATCTCGAAGCATCTTTTCGAAACGGCTAACCTGCAAAATGGTAACATTTTGCTGCTGCTTAAACCGTCCAATTTCCTCGGCAATTTTCATCCGCTGAGCAAGTAATTCCAACACCTGCCCGTCGATGGAGTCTATTCGCTGCCGAAGTGTTTCAATACACCGCGAAAAGTCGCTATCCGCCGTTGTGCTAGTTGGAAACGACATTGTCGTAAGCGCCTCTTGTAGCTGCTGTGGCGTAAGTTGCTGACGGGCATCGCTTAGCGCCGCAGGAGGGTTAATGTGGGTTTCTATCATCAGCCCATCCATGTCGAGGTCGAGGGCTTGCTGGGCAATACCCTGCACCAACTCCCACTTACCAGAAATATGGCTAGGGTCGCAAATAAGCGGTAGATTGGGAAAAAGACGCTTAAGCTCGATGGGGACTTCCCACCTTGGTATATTTCGAAGACCACGTTTTTCGAATGGGTAAAATCCACGATGGATGGCTGCCAGCTTACGGCATCCCTCCTTGTTGAGCCTTTCCAGTGCACCAATCCAAAGTTCAATATCGGGGTTAATTGGATTTTTAACCAGCACCGGTACATCCACTCGGCCAAGCGCAGCCGCCAACTCCTGAATGGAGAAAGGATTTGAAACGGTGCGCGCTCCCACCCAGAGAACGTCGATTCCCCGCTTCATTGCAGCCTCAACATGGGCAGGGGTTGCCACCTCAACAGCCATTTTGAGTCCAGTTTTCTCCTTTGCTTCGGCAAGCCACTCCAGCGCTTGCAAGCCCATTCCTTCAAATGTTCCAGGTCTAGTGCGAGGCTTCCACACACCAGCACGATAAATGGAAACGCTAGGAATAAGGGCAATCGCTTCTGCAGTGGCCATTACCTGCTCCCGCGTTTCAGCGCTGCATGGTCCTGCAATGATTATTGGCCGGCCAAACTCCTCACCAAACCATTCGTTGGTTGAAACAATATCGAGCATTAATTTTTTCTTCAAAGTTATAAATTACCACAAAACATATAAAACGAAATGGGGCTGCTAACCATTTCAGCAAATAGTTGCAGCCCCGAGAGTAAATTCAAGAAACCTATTCTTCAGGTTTAGCCTTTTCGAGTTCTTCAAATTTCTCGATGGCCCACACTATCACTCGGTATGAAACATAAATCAGCACCGGCCAACTTACCAAACCCAATATTTCAGTTAGATATTTCATCAGTGTAATTTTTAAATTTTCAAGTTCCGACTCACCTTACGTAAATAAGGTTGGTTACCAATAGGATTAATAAACATGAATATCTTCATTCATCTCGGCAGCATCAATCTTTTTATTATTGATGGCTCGCCAAACATAAAAGATATAGAGCACAACAAATGGAACCAGCAGCGACACTATGCTCATGGCCGTTAGGGTAAACTTACTCGAGGAGCTATTGTAAATGGTAAGCGAACTCTGCAAGTCGAAAGTAGAAGGATAGTAGGCTGTATTGTTGTAGCCCACGGTAAGGAAAAGTGCCAACACTGTTAGCACCACACCGGGTCCCGCAAACCAAATTCCCTTGGTGCTGCGCTTCAAAAGTGATGAACCAATACCCCAAAGCACCAGCACAACGCCAACAAGCAAAACTCCAAGCACCGCTGGCATCGCCATTAGGTTATGGAAATACTTGTAGTCTTCCATAAACACCTTCCCATTGGACGGATTAACGGCAAATCCCTGCGAAAGCAATACAGAAATCAGGAAGTAGAGAAAGAAAACAAGAAACGGTATTGCGTTGTATAGTAGCTGTTTTTTCGATCGAGCAAAAATATTCTCCTCATCAATATTGTTCATAAAGTAAAGTGTAGCAAGCACTCTAGAGAGGAAAAAGACGGCCAAACCAAGAGCAACATTCTGAACATTCAGCACCGCTTCTAGCCCGTGGAAAGGGGCTTCCCATGCAGAGATGGTAGGATGAGCAAGGTTAGTGAGGTTATCCTTGGCAACCGAAAAGGCCGATCCGGAGAAAAAAGTCCCCACAGCAGTTCCCAGCAAAATTGTCCCCAGCAATCCATTCAGAAACAGGAATATCTCAAAAGTTTTTGCCCCAAGGAAATTGCTTGGTTTGGAGCGGAACTCGTACGATACTGCCTGAATAACAAAGGCTAGAAGAATGGCCATCCACACCCAGTAAGCTCCACCAAAGCTGGTAGAGTAGAACAGTGGAAAGGATGCAAAGAAGGCACCACCAAATGTCACTAGCGTTGTAAAGGTAAATTCCCATTTACGGCCTAAGGAGTTAACCAACATTCGTCGTTCATCCTCGTTCTTGGCCACCGTGTAAATAAGGGTTTGGCCCCCCTGCACAAAAAGCAAAAACACCAAAAGGGCAGCAAGCAGT
This genomic interval from Williamwhitmania sp. contains the following:
- a CDS encoding glutaminyl-peptide cyclotransferase, giving the protein MNRMLIQAFTTMLLMAFMGCGNTSEKTTSPTSSEAASEVKLFSVSNPSDGSVVRAGEVVPFTIAPKSEKYPIDSARLFDGALLLAKFSKNDATWNTQNAKMGIRQLRVVAYSGKEVNSQSVTLKVLPKEKPIRLNFRIKHIYPHDIGAYTQGLLVYKGDFLEGTGQLGESNLRQVQITTGKVLRQVFIPADMFGEGITILGDKIYELTWRSNVCFVYDLNTFKLINRFSYPTEGWGITTIGNQLVMSDGSNILYYMDPEYFTEKSRIQVYDNEGPVHNLNELEYIDGYIWANVYMTDRIVKIDPKTGQVVADVFFSNLLKPSDRKENTDVLNGIAYDSTTHRMYITGKYWPKLFEVEVY
- a CDS encoding chorismate mutase; its protein translation is MKKKLMLDIVSTNEWFGEEFGRPIIIAGPCSAETREQVMATAEAIALIPSVSIYRAGVWKPRTRPGTFEGMGLQALEWLAEAKEKTGLKMAVEVATPAHVEAAMKRGIDVLWVGARTVSNPFSIQELAAALGRVDVPVLVKNPINPDIELWIGALERLNKEGCRKLAAIHRGFYPFEKRGLRNIPRWEVPIELKRLFPNLPLICDPSHISGKWELVQGIAQQALDLDMDGLMIETHINPPAALSDARQQLTPQQLQEALTTMSFPTSTTADSDFSRCIETLRQRIDSIDGQVLELLAQRMKIAEEIGRFKQQQNVTILQVSRFEKMLRDWLEQAEPLALSPSFVKGLLEMVHKESILRQEAVIRTSSSEKKFPC
- the pssA gene encoding CDP-diacylglycerol--serine O-phosphatidyltransferase — encoded protein: MSITRHIPNAITSLNLFSGCIAITMAFNGNFDMAAAFILLAAVFDFFDGMTARLLKAYSDIGKELDSLADMVSFGVAPSVIFFKLMQLGFSGTQGIIADYTPYLAFVIAVFSALRLAKFNIDTRQTTSFIGLPTPANALFLLSFGLLYTSNMGLKSIVLNPYILLVVAIVFSLLLVAEIPMFALKIKSMKWKGNEVRYIFLGLSAVIIVLLHEMALLGIIPLYILMSLITQRK
- a CDS encoding M1 family aminopeptidase, which produces MKRSRLLVTALLFLSLFSSHLFAQEKIPTFVTPGLRPTTRQLADMANYDVKFYHIDLSATNTSTTIAGFTEIKVESNVSNLSTIVFQLLNQLTVSLVQVNGVDATFTHQSNELQITPATPIGLNEMAMVHVNYSGTPVGMAGIQSTKDYNWNQTILWTLSESFHAYEWFPVKQVLTDKADSAYVFLTVPSTLKAASNGLLTKITDMGNGTVRYEWITHYPIDYYLLAMTISNYQEYDNSVLVSGKTVPIQNFIYNTSGCLSTYQAVLDDTPNMIEVFSQLYTPYPFSTEKYGHVMAPIGGGMEHQTLTTLSTFTTDLISHELAHQWFGDYVTCADWEDIWINEGFASYSEYLYLEFSGQTSSAAAWMSSAFSMALMEPHGSVYVPASDATNENRIFDYYLSYKKGAAIIHMLRKELGNDTEFFGMLRQFLTQYGHGTATGADFLTVLNSFTEKDYSWFFNQWYYGKGFPTVSSTYHYNTGMVTLKLNQITSDISVPFFRMSMDVRIAFSGGVRDTTVVWTQNGQEFTIPVSGEPTSVTLDPNGELLMVQNGSPVSVKELDVASKVRIHPNPAGDFVVVEVTPDLVGASISIFDLAGRVVYHSTLSGEKQHVSTRGWAKGIYSGIIQENGNRITFRVVKN
- a CDS encoding cytochrome d ubiquinol oxidase subunit II, whose translation is MVDTTYMLLQQYWWFIVSLLAALLVFLLFVQGGQTLIYTVAKNEDERRMLVNSLGRKWEFTFTTLVTFGGAFFASFPLFYSTSFGGAYWVWMAILLAFVIQAVSYEFRSKPSNFLGAKTFEIFLFLNGLLGTILLGTAVGTFFSGSAFSVAKDNLTNLAHPTISAWEAPFHGLEAVLNVQNVALGLAVFFLSRVLATLYFMNNIDEENIFARSKKQLLYNAIPFLVFFLYFLISVLLSQGFAVNPSNGKVFMEDYKYFHNLMAMPAVLGVLLVGVVLVLWGIGSSLLKRSTKGIWFAGPGVVLTVLALFLTVGYNNTAYYPSTFDLQSSLTIYNSSSSKFTLTAMSIVSLLVPFVVLYIFYVWRAINNKKIDAAEMNEDIHVY